The Tistrella mobilis genome window below encodes:
- a CDS encoding LysE family translocator, producing MILSSFLAGIGIGLVVAAPVGPAAVMVIGRSLDRGWRVGFATGLGVVLADLVYAGIAVAGLGWIEQIYAFERPLQLFAGLLLLIMGLVTATGALSRDGGQITALPNPTYHGRNRIMAACSGCIATFALTIVNPTAVAAFLALFATLGRFAEDKIPLLGGIAAGGALWWAGLAWGAAHAGRKLAPRWPLRIKRGAGAVLAVIGAGVLIYAGIDYWS from the coding sequence ATGATCCTGTCCAGCTTCCTCGCGGGCATCGGCATCGGTCTGGTGGTCGCGGCCCCGGTGGGGCCGGCGGCTGTGATGGTGATCGGGCGCAGCCTCGATCGCGGCTGGCGGGTGGGGTTCGCCACCGGCCTCGGCGTCGTGCTGGCCGATCTGGTCTATGCCGGTATCGCCGTGGCGGGGCTGGGCTGGATCGAGCAGATCTATGCCTTCGAGCGGCCCTTGCAGCTGTTTGCCGGCCTGCTGCTGCTGATCATGGGTCTGGTGACCGCGACCGGCGCGCTCAGCCGCGACGGCGGCCAGATCACCGCCCTGCCCAACCCGACCTATCACGGCCGCAACCGGATCATGGCGGCCTGTTCCGGTTGTATCGCGACCTTCGCGCTGACCATCGTCAACCCGACCGCGGTTGCGGCCTTTCTTGCCCTGTTCGCGACACTCGGCCGCTTCGCCGAAGACAAGATCCCGCTTCTGGGCGGCATTGCGGCCGGTGGTGCGCTCTGGTGGGCAGGCCTCGCCTGGGGGGCAGCCCATGCCGGCCGCAAGCTGGCCCCGCGCTGGCCGCTACGGATCAAGCGCGGGGCGGGTGCCGTTCTGGCAGTGATCGGTGCCGGTGTCCTGATCTATGCCGGGATCGACTACTGGTCCTGA
- the ccmI gene encoding c-type cytochrome biogenesis protein CcmI, translating into MTGLWFWAVIALVTLLALTVLLLPVLKGRARERGAARLGDIAIYRHQLAEVDTELAQGRLTADEATAARLEIQRRLLAADAARGAEPHHAPSGRKERRRANRLAAILILLVPMIAVGVYLRLGQPGLPDHPAAERPLAQAGDADLAKLAEELATKLEGADSEDPRGWTLLGRALSSLGRHDEAARAFARALALAPDDVDLLTSAAAAEVIARGGQVDEHARVLFDRAVARDPENAAARYYLGLADAQAGRIAEALERWVALAADTPADAPWRAELERQIRRAAGDLGKPVVSLIPESWRSPGEAAEAPGGMAVPPAQAEMIRGMVQGLASRLENAPEDPEGWLRLARSYTVLGDPAAARAALARGAEANPRVMDLQLALMQARVEVPDDGELDPRIITAAHAARDRALALAPEHDMALWLGGEVHARDGELDQARSLWHRLLDVLPAGSPERAQVEARITALDDTTSDVPPPAD; encoded by the coding sequence ATGACCGGTCTCTGGTTCTGGGCGGTCATCGCCCTGGTTACCCTGCTTGCCCTGACCGTGCTGCTGCTGCCGGTTCTGAAAGGTCGCGCCCGCGAACGCGGAGCCGCCCGGCTGGGCGACATCGCGATCTATCGCCATCAGCTGGCCGAGGTCGATACCGAACTGGCTCAGGGTCGGCTCACCGCCGATGAGGCGACGGCGGCACGGCTCGAAATCCAGCGTCGGCTGCTTGCCGCGGATGCCGCCCGCGGGGCGGAACCCCATCACGCACCGTCGGGCCGCAAGGAACGGCGCCGGGCCAATCGCCTGGCTGCGATTCTGATCCTGCTGGTACCGATGATCGCGGTCGGTGTCTATCTGCGTCTGGGACAGCCCGGCCTTCCCGACCATCCGGCGGCAGAACGGCCGCTCGCCCAGGCGGGCGATGCCGATCTGGCAAAGCTGGCCGAAGAACTGGCGACCAAACTTGAAGGTGCCGACAGCGAGGATCCTCGCGGTTGGACCCTGCTTGGCCGCGCCCTGAGCAGCCTGGGGCGCCATGACGAGGCCGCCCGTGCCTTTGCCAGGGCGCTGGCCCTTGCCCCCGATGACGTCGACCTGCTGACGAGTGCTGCCGCCGCCGAGGTGATCGCCCGCGGCGGCCAGGTGGATGAACATGCCCGGGTGCTGTTCGACCGTGCCGTCGCCCGCGATCCCGAAAATGCCGCAGCCCGCTATTATCTGGGCCTCGCCGATGCCCAGGCCGGGCGGATCGCAGAGGCTCTGGAGCGCTGGGTGGCGCTTGCCGCAGACACCCCCGCCGACGCCCCCTGGCGGGCGGAGCTGGAACGCCAGATCCGTCGCGCCGCCGGCGATCTGGGCAAACCGGTGGTAAGCCTCATCCCCGAAAGCTGGCGCAGCCCGGGCGAGGCCGCAGAGGCACCCGGCGGCATGGCGGTGCCGCCTGCCCAGGCCGAAATGATCCGCGGCATGGTTCAGGGGCTGGCGTCACGCCTGGAAAATGCGCCCGAGGATCCGGAGGGCTGGCTGCGTCTCGCCCGCTCCTACACCGTTCTCGGTGATCCGGCGGCGGCGCGCGCAGCCCTTGCCCGCGGCGCCGAAGCCAATCCGCGGGTGATGGACCTGCAACTCGCGCTGATGCAGGCGCGGGTCGAGGTTCCGGACGACGGCGAACTCGATCCCCGGATCATCACCGCCGCCCATGCAGCCCGCGACCGGGCACTGGCGCTGGCCCCTGAACACGACATGGCGCTCTGGCTGGGTGGCGAAGTGCATGCCCGCGACGGCGAGCTGGATCAGGCCCGCAGCCTTTGGCACCGCCTGCTCGACGTGCTGCCGGCGGGCTCGCCGGAACGCGCTCAGGTCGAAGCGCGTATCACCGCGCTCGATGACACCACCAGTGACGTGCCGCCACCCGCCGACTGA
- a CDS encoding cytochrome c-type biogenesis protein CcmH, with protein MTRAACLAIAALLAVSALQALAQQTDAPAQRAPQEMPAPGSVAPGPLAQPEIPLADPAEERRAREISKELRCLVCQNQSIEDSNAELARDLRQVVREQVAAGRSRDDILTFMVDRYGDWILMRPPVKSTTYLLWAAPAVALLVGAAIAIGFIRRQRRAYTARAAEDGFARPLDDEEAWRLARLLDETGNARAGTDEIFDPAPDKTAPTGAAPADTTPSTDATEAGGAAPDASGSDEADTPPKDGRPQK; from the coding sequence ATGACCCGCGCCGCTTGCCTCGCGATCGCCGCCCTGCTGGCGGTCTCCGCCCTGCAGGCACTGGCCCAGCAGACCGACGCCCCGGCACAGCGTGCACCGCAGGAAATGCCGGCCCCCGGCAGTGTCGCTCCCGGACCGCTCGCCCAGCCCGAGATTCCGCTGGCCGATCCGGCCGAAGAGCGCCGGGCGCGCGAGATCTCGAAGGAACTGCGCTGCCTGGTCTGCCAGAATCAGTCGATCGAAGACAGCAATGCCGAACTGGCCCGCGACCTGCGGCAGGTGGTGCGCGAGCAGGTGGCGGCCGGCCGCAGCCGCGACGACATCCTGACCTTCATGGTCGACCGCTATGGCGACTGGATTCTGATGCGGCCGCCGGTCAAGTCGACCACCTATCTGCTCTGGGCTGCCCCGGCGGTGGCGCTGCTGGTCGGCGCCGCAATCGCGATCGGCTTCATCCGCCGTCAGCGCCGCGCCTATACCGCCCGTGCCGCCGAAGACGGGTTTGCCCGTCCGCTCGACGATGAGGAGGCCTGGCGTCTGGCCCGGCTGCTCGACGAGACGGGCAATGCACGTGCGGGCACGGACGAGATCTTCGACCCGGCACCGGACAAGACCGCGCCCACAGGTGCCGCACCGGCGGATACGACACCGTCCACCGATGCGACCGAAGCAGGGGGCGCCGCGCCCGATGCTTCCGGGTCTGACGAAGCCGACACGCCGCCCAAGGACGGACGCCCCCAGAAATGA
- a CDS encoding heme lyase CcmF/NrfE family subunit → MIAELGHYLLVLALAMAIVQAVVPLIGAARGDAALMAAGRGAAMAQMLSILGAFAALTIAFIQSDFSVLLVAANSHTAKPLLYKITGVWGNHEGSLLLWATILALYGGAVALFGRNLPPSLRARVLAVQGMIAIGFLLFMLLTSNPFDRLMPPPAEGRDLNPLLQDPGLAFHPPFLYLGYVGFSIAFAFAIAALIEGKVDAAWARWVRPWTLAAWVFLTVGIALGSWWAYYELGWGGWWFWDPVENASLMPWLAGTALLHSAIVVEKRDTLKSWTILLAILTFSLSLLGTFLVRSGVITSVHAFATDPTRGVFVLGFMCVVVGGGLTLYAWRAPALKPGGLFAPVSRESGLVVNNLLLSALAATVLIGTLYPLFLDAFAGAKVTVGPPFFDATVVPLAVPLLIVAGMGPSLAWKRGDLGAVLQRLRFAMVAALLAAAAGFFVGGISVDGALGALGLMLGVWLVAASLADVAERIQIAKGAGTAWRRARNLPRAAWGTAVAHLGVGILVLGITGASIWQAEKTVTLAPGERAEIGGRVVEFRGVTQQPGPNYRSTMGDLRLMSGDGPGARAVAKLSPEIRFYPAQGTTTTEAAIRTNAIADVYVALAGAEPVDGKWSFRLYHNPLTPWIWGGALVMALGGMISLSDRRLRVGAPRRARTPQTTGSLPPAPAE, encoded by the coding sequence ATGATCGCCGAACTCGGCCACTACCTCCTGGTCCTGGCGCTCGCCATGGCCATCGTCCAGGCGGTGGTGCCGCTGATCGGGGCCGCCCGGGGCGATGCGGCACTGATGGCCGCCGGCCGCGGCGCCGCCATGGCCCAGATGCTGTCGATTCTGGGCGCCTTTGCGGCACTCACCATCGCCTTCATCCAAAGCGATTTCTCGGTGCTGCTGGTCGCGGCAAATTCCCACACCGCCAAGCCGTTGCTCTACAAGATCACCGGCGTCTGGGGCAATCACGAAGGCTCGCTGCTGCTCTGGGCCACGATCCTGGCGCTTTACGGCGGCGCCGTGGCCCTGTTCGGCCGCAACCTGCCGCCCTCGCTCCGCGCACGGGTGCTTGCGGTTCAGGGCATGATCGCGATCGGCTTCCTGCTGTTCATGCTGCTGACCTCCAACCCCTTCGACCGGCTGATGCCGCCGCCGGCCGAGGGGCGCGACCTCAACCCGCTGCTCCAGGACCCAGGTCTCGCCTTCCATCCGCCCTTCCTCTATCTCGGCTATGTCGGCTTCTCGATCGCCTTCGCCTTTGCGATCGCTGCCCTGATCGAAGGCAAGGTCGATGCCGCCTGGGCGCGCTGGGTCCGGCCCTGGACGCTGGCAGCCTGGGTGTTCCTCACCGTCGGCATCGCGCTCGGCTCGTGGTGGGCCTACTACGAACTCGGCTGGGGTGGCTGGTGGTTCTGGGATCCGGTGGAGAATGCTTCGCTGATGCCCTGGCTGGCCGGCACCGCCCTTCTGCATTCCGCGATCGTGGTCGAGAAGCGCGACACGCTGAAGTCCTGGACCATCCTGCTCGCAATCCTGACCTTCTCGCTCAGCCTGCTCGGCACCTTCCTGGTGCGCTCGGGCGTCATCACCTCGGTCCATGCCTTCGCGACCGATCCGACCCGCGGCGTGTTCGTGCTGGGCTTCATGTGCGTGGTGGTGGGCGGCGGCCTCACCCTCTATGCCTGGCGGGCGCCGGCGCTGAAACCGGGCGGGCTGTTCGCTCCGGTCAGCCGTGAAAGCGGGCTGGTGGTAAACAATCTGCTGCTGTCGGCTCTGGCTGCGACCGTGCTGATCGGCACCCTCTATCCGCTGTTCCTCGACGCCTTCGCCGGCGCCAAGGTGACCGTGGGGCCGCCCTTCTTCGATGCCACCGTGGTGCCGCTGGCCGTGCCGCTGCTGATCGTGGCCGGCATGGGCCCGTCGCTCGCCTGGAAGCGCGGCGATCTGGGGGCCGTGCTCCAGCGGCTGCGCTTCGCCATGGTCGCGGCCCTGCTCGCCGCGGCGGCCGGCTTTTTCGTCGGGGGCATCTCGGTCGATGGTGCACTCGGCGCGCTCGGCCTGATGCTCGGTGTCTGGCTGGTGGCCGCCAGCCTGGCCGATGTCGCAGAGCGCATCCAGATCGCGAAGGGTGCCGGCACCGCCTGGCGCCGTGCCCGCAATCTGCCGCGCGCCGCCTGGGGCACGGCGGTCGCCCATCTCGGTGTCGGCATTCTGGTGCTGGGCATCACCGGCGCCTCGATCTGGCAGGCAGAGAAGACCGTCACCCTAGCACCCGGCGAACGCGCCGAGATCGGCGGCCGGGTGGTCGAGTTCCGTGGCGTCACCCAGCAGCCGGGCCCCAATTACCGCAGCACCATGGGTGATCTGCGTCTGATGTCGGGCGACGGGCCCGGCGCACGGGCGGTGGCGAAGCTCAGCCCGGAGATCCGCTTCTATCCGGCCCAGGGCACCACCACCACCGAGGCCGCCATCCGGACCAACGCCATCGCCGACGTCTATGTGGCCCTGGCCGGCGCCGAGCCGGTCGACGGCAAATGGAGCTTCCGGCTCTACCACAACCCGCTGACGCCCTGGATCTGGGGCGGTGCACTGGTCATGGCCCTTGGCGGCATGATATCGCTGAGCGACCGGCGCCTCAGGGTCGGGGCGCCGCGCCGCGCCCGGACCCCGCAGACCACCGGCTCCCTGCCCCCCGCCCCTGCCGAGTGA
- a CDS encoding heme ABC transporter permease — MHRYANPTLYGRIVDRVRRPAALAGLALILVGLYLGLFVAPPDYQQGESFRIMYVHVPAAWMAMFSYAGLAVSSAVYLIWRHGVADVTAKAIAPAGAAFTAIALVTGSLWGQPMWGTWWVWDARLTSVLLLFFLYLGYMVLRDAFDAPERGAKAAAILAVVGVVNLPIIKFSVDWWNTLHQPATISKLDAPSIHPSMLWPLLAMALGFTLIFVAIVCLRARTELLERRARSLEMQAALGRAE, encoded by the coding sequence ATGCATCGCTACGCCAATCCCACCCTCTACGGCCGCATCGTCGACCGCGTCCGCCGCCCGGCGGCGCTGGCGGGGCTGGCCCTGATCCTGGTCGGGCTCTATCTCGGCCTGTTCGTGGCGCCGCCCGACTATCAGCAGGGCGAAAGCTTCCGGATCATGTATGTCCATGTGCCCGCGGCCTGGATGGCGATGTTCTCCTATGCCGGACTCGCGGTCTCAAGCGCGGTCTATCTGATCTGGCGTCACGGCGTGGCCGACGTCACCGCCAAGGCGATCGCGCCGGCGGGGGCCGCCTTCACCGCCATCGCGCTCGTCACCGGCTCGCTCTGGGGCCAGCCGATGTGGGGCACCTGGTGGGTGTGGGATGCGCGGCTGACTTCGGTGCTGCTGCTGTTCTTCCTCTATCTTGGCTACATGGTGCTCCGCGACGCCTTCGATGCGCCCGAACGCGGCGCCAAGGCGGCCGCCATCCTGGCGGTGGTGGGTGTGGTCAACCTGCCGATCATCAAGTTTTCGGTCGACTGGTGGAACACGCTGCACCAGCCGGCAACGATCTCGAAGCTCGATGCCCCCTCCATCCACCCCTCCATGCTCTGGCCGCTGCTGGCGATGGCGCTGGGCTTCACGCTGATCTTCGTGGCGATCGTCTGCCTGCGCGCGCGGACGGAACTTCTGGAGCGGCGGGCGCGCAGCCTGGAGATGCAGGCGGCCCTCGGCCGCGCCGAGTGA
- a CDS encoding GntR family transcriptional regulator has translation MSPRRSVLPDFTDIATLADLDRRPLASQGIYAALRRRIIDLELKPGALLSRTQLAEEYAVSQTPVRDAFLRLEREKLVEIFPQSRTVVAKIDIAHARETQFLRLAIEIEVAKTIARHQAPAGLTAYAHRLLHLQGQAFADGDIERFSTLDRHFHLALYDAVGHPDLWYMIAERSGHIDRLRALNLVDPGKAQGILDYHGRILDQIDAGNVAGVEEAVRGHLSGTLSAVARIMERHPDYF, from the coding sequence ATGTCCCCCAGGCGATCCGTCCTGCCCGACTTCACCGATATCGCCACCCTGGCCGATCTGGACCGCCGACCGCTGGCATCACAGGGCATCTATGCCGCTCTCCGGCGCCGGATCATCGACCTGGAGCTGAAGCCCGGAGCCCTGCTCTCCCGTACCCAGCTTGCCGAGGAATATGCCGTCAGCCAGACGCCGGTGCGGGACGCCTTCCTGCGGCTGGAGCGGGAGAAGCTGGTCGAGATCTTTCCCCAGTCACGGACGGTGGTCGCCAAGATCGATATCGCCCATGCGCGCGAAACCCAGTTCCTGCGGCTCGCGATCGAGATCGAGGTCGCAAAGACCATCGCCCGTCATCAGGCGCCTGCCGGACTGACCGCCTATGCCCATCGTCTGCTGCATCTGCAGGGCCAGGCCTTCGCCGATGGCGATATCGAGCGGTTCTCCACCCTCGACCGGCATTTCCATCTGGCGCTCTATGATGCGGTCGGCCACCCCGATCTCTGGTACATGATCGCCGAACGTTCAGGGCATATCGACCGGCTTCGTGCCCTCAACCTGGTCGATCCCGGCAAGGCCCAGGGGATTCTGGATTACCACGGCCGGATCCTGGATCAGATCGACGCGGGCAACGTTGCCGGGGTCGAAGAGGCGGTGCGCGGCCATCTTTCCGGCACGCTCAGTGCCGTTGCCCGAATCATGGAGCGCCATCCGGATTACTTCTGA
- a CDS encoding MarR family winged helix-turn-helix transcriptional regulator — translation MASCTEGGSNDRDLELFHFAFRFLVEEPDRILAERGLNRSHHRILYFVGHGGPDMTLTDLLDKLRVSRQALHRPMRQLLDQGLVLLTPVPSNRRMLNVRLSDEGAKLEARLSALQTGYLDKAFAAVGPGAAEAWRQVMEVLAADPTRLGQIDRPALRVAGHAHHEHESAAHAS, via the coding sequence ATGGCATCCTGCACTGAGGGCGGCAGCAACGATCGTGATCTGGAATTGTTCCACTTCGCGTTTCGGTTTCTCGTCGAGGAACCTGATCGCATTCTGGCCGAACGGGGGCTGAACCGGTCGCACCATCGGATTCTGTATTTCGTGGGGCATGGCGGCCCCGACATGACCCTGACCGACCTGCTCGACAAGCTCAGGGTGTCGCGTCAGGCCCTGCATCGACCGATGCGCCAGCTGCTGGATCAGGGGCTGGTTCTGCTGACGCCGGTGCCGTCGAACCGGCGGATGCTGAATGTGCGGCTCAGCGACGAAGGCGCGAAGCTCGAAGCCCGGCTGTCGGCCCTGCAGACCGGCTATCTCGACAAGGCCTTCGCGGCCGTTGGCCCCGGTGCTGCGGAAGCCTGGCGGCAGGTGATGGAGGTTCTGGCGGCCGATCCGACCCGGCTTGGCCAGATCGACCGTCCTGCATTGCGGGTTGCCGGCCACGCCCATCACGAGCATGAGTCAGCCGCCCACGCGTCCTGA
- the ccmE gene encoding cytochrome c maturation protein CcmE codes for MPPAPEASAAGRGTAARTPAPRRFSRKRRRMYALGGILLLVAVAVALVLGAFRDNLLFFYSPSDIEAKQVEPGTRLRVGGLVEAGSVIRGPGTNVAFTVSDGAQTLVIRYDGLLPDLFREGQGIVAEGRLEPDGTVTAEQVLAKHDETYMPPEVVDAMKRAGTWHGEGTPEGSHQKLLKTGSGDPS; via the coding sequence ATGCCGCCCGCGCCTGAAGCTTCCGCCGCCGGACGCGGCACCGCCGCCCGTACGCCTGCCCCCCGGCGCTTCAGCCGCAAGCGTCGGCGAATGTATGCGCTGGGCGGTATCCTGCTGCTGGTCGCCGTCGCCGTCGCCCTGGTGCTGGGCGCCTTCCGCGACAATCTGCTGTTCTTCTACAGCCCCAGCGACATTGAGGCAAAGCAGGTGGAACCCGGCACCCGGCTTCGGGTCGGCGGCCTGGTCGAGGCCGGCAGCGTGATCCGCGGCCCCGGCACCAATGTCGCCTTCACCGTCTCCGACGGTGCCCAGACCCTGGTCATCCGCTATGACGGCCTGCTGCCCGATCTGTTCCGCGAGGGCCAGGGCATCGTCGCCGAAGGCCGGCTGGAACCCGACGGCACCGTGACCGCCGAACAGGTTCTGGCCAAGCATGACGAGACCTATATGCCGCCCGAAGTGGTCGACGCCATGAAACGTGCGGGCACCTGGCATGGCGAGGGCACGCCCGAGGGCAGCCACCAGAAGCTTCTGAAGACCGGCAGCGGGGATCCCAGCTGA
- a CDS encoding DsbE family thiol:disulfide interchange protein, producing MLKRLIYVLPVLVFLALAAVFLTGLDLDPRAVPSGRIDKPVPAFALGPIEGREQGLAAADLADGRPVLVNFFASWCVPCLAEHPLLMKMAREEGVRIVGINYKDRPEDARRWLDRHGDPYARIGADVEGRTGIEFGISGVPETFVVDGQGHILAQHIGVLTEEALEDRIRPLLKEAAE from the coding sequence ATGCTGAAGCGTCTGATCTACGTCCTGCCGGTGCTGGTGTTCCTGGCACTGGCCGCGGTGTTTCTGACCGGGCTTGACCTCGACCCGCGGGCCGTACCGTCGGGTCGGATCGACAAGCCGGTCCCCGCCTTTGCGCTCGGGCCGATCGAGGGGCGGGAACAGGGGCTTGCGGCGGCCGATCTGGCTGATGGCCGGCCGGTTCTGGTCAACTTCTTCGCATCCTGGTGCGTGCCCTGCCTGGCCGAACACCCCCTGTTGATGAAGATGGCCCGGGAAGAGGGTGTCCGGATCGTCGGTATCAACTACAAGGATCGCCCCGAGGATGCCCGTCGCTGGCTGGACCGCCATGGCGATCCTTATGCCCGCATCGGCGCCGACGTCGAGGGCCGCACCGGCATCGAGTTCGGCATTTCGGGCGTGCCGGAGACCTTCGTGGTCGACGGCCAGGGCCACATCCTGGCACAGCATATCGGCGTGCTGACCGAAGAGGCACTGGAGGACCGGATCCGTCCGCTGCTGAAGGAGGCGGCCGAATGA
- a CDS encoding ABC transporter ATP-binding protein yields MTTTRWALEVERLHKRFGNLEVVKGVSLQAAEGDVISIIGSSGSGKSTFLRCINMLEMPDQGVVRVDGEEIRLKPARGGGMEPADPRQLDRIRARLGMVFQSFNLWPHLTVLENVTEAPVHVLGRPRDEAADTARRLLEKVGIADKTGHYPAELSGGQQQRAAIARALAMDPRVMLFDEPTSALDPELVGEVLRVIRSLAEEGRTMLIVTHEMGFAREVSSRVAFFDQGIIAEDGPPEQVFENPVNDRCRQFLASRLR; encoded by the coding sequence ATGACGACGACACGCTGGGCGCTGGAGGTGGAGCGCCTGCACAAGCGCTTCGGTAATCTGGAGGTGGTGAAGGGGGTCTCTCTCCAGGCGGCCGAAGGCGATGTGATCTCGATCATCGGCAGCAGCGGATCAGGCAAGAGCACCTTCCTGCGGTGCATCAACATGCTGGAGATGCCCGATCAGGGCGTCGTCCGTGTCGATGGCGAGGAGATTCGCCTGAAGCCGGCACGCGGTGGCGGCATGGAGCCGGCCGATCCGCGCCAGCTGGACAGGATCCGTGCCCGGCTGGGCATGGTGTTCCAGAGCTTCAATCTCTGGCCCCATCTGACGGTGCTCGAGAACGTGACCGAGGCACCGGTCCACGTGCTCGGCCGCCCCCGTGACGAGGCGGCCGATACCGCCCGCCGTCTGCTTGAGAAAGTCGGGATCGCCGACAAGACCGGACATTATCCCGCGGAACTCTCAGGAGGTCAGCAGCAGCGGGCGGCCATTGCCCGGGCGCTGGCCATGGACCCCCGCGTCATGTTGTTCGACGAGCCGACCTCGGCGCTCGATCCTGAGCTGGTCGGCGAAGTATTGCGTGTCATTCGCAGTCTTGCCGAAGAAGGCAGGACGATGTTGATCGTCACGCACGAGATGGGCTTTGCGCGCGAGGTGTCTTCGCGGGTTGCATTCTTCGATCAGGGTATCATCGCTGAAGACGGTCCGCCTGAGCAGGTCTTTGAAAATCCAGTCAACGACCGTTGTCGTCAGTTTCTTGCAAGCCGACTGCGATAA
- the ccmB gene encoding heme exporter protein CcmB: MSLAGTFTAILVRDLARTAGRSGDVVAVLAFFVVAATLFPLGVGPGPQVLARIASGVVWASALLAVLLSLDRLFDADRNDGALEGLALSPAPLAVVVLAKTTAHWLTTGLPLILMAPLVAIMLQAELRLVPALMASLALGTPALSLIGAIGAALTLGARRGAALMPLLLLPLYVPVLIFGVGAVEAAANGLPMGPHLMLLAAGSVLALALAPLAAAAGLRAGLD; encoded by the coding sequence ATGAGCCTCGCCGGCACCTTCACAGCAATCCTCGTCCGCGACCTGGCCCGCACCGCCGGCCGGTCCGGCGATGTCGTCGCAGTCCTCGCTTTCTTCGTGGTGGCGGCCACCCTCTTCCCGCTGGGCGTGGGCCCGGGCCCGCAGGTGCTGGCGCGGATCGCCTCGGGCGTGGTCTGGGCATCGGCGCTCCTCGCCGTGCTGCTCTCGCTCGACCGGCTGTTCGATGCCGACCGCAATGACGGGGCGCTCGAAGGTCTGGCCCTCTCGCCCGCGCCACTCGCCGTGGTGGTGCTGGCCAAGACGACGGCCCACTGGCTGACCACGGGCCTGCCGCTGATCCTGATGGCACCGCTGGTCGCAATCATGCTGCAGGCGGAGCTGCGCCTCGTCCCCGCACTGATGGCGTCGCTCGCCCTCGGCACGCCCGCCTTGTCGCTGATCGGCGCCATCGGTGCCGCGCTCACCCTGGGGGCCCGTCGGGGCGCGGCACTGATGCCGCTGCTGCTGCTGCCGCTCTATGTCCCGGTGCTGATCTTCGGGGTCGGCGCAGTCGAAGCGGCGGCGAACGGTCTGCCCATGGGGCCGCATCTGATGCTGCTTGCCGCAGGTTCCGTGCTGGCTCTCGCCCTGGCACCGCTGGCCGCGGCCGCCGGATTGCGCGCAGGGCTGGACTGA
- the ccmA gene encoding heme ABC exporter ATP-binding protein CcmA: protein MTTDPLDQTPDRLTLQELACFRGDRPIFLGLDAELDAGHALVVTGRNGAGKSTLLRILAGFVRADAGQVLWNGIDRDEHDLPWRERLHYLGHRDGIAAELAAGADLGHWAAILGVPRAERVARVEAALDALDIPHLAELPVRVLSAGQRRRLALSRLLLAHRPLWVLDEPTTALDRDGQALVARLIGDHLDQGGMVVTATHLALGLDDRVVPLDIEEAAP, encoded by the coding sequence GTGACCACGGACCCGCTGGATCAGACCCCAGACCGGCTGACGCTGCAAGAGCTGGCATGCTTCCGCGGCGACCGGCCGATCTTCCTCGGCCTGGATGCCGAACTGGATGCCGGCCATGCGCTGGTCGTCACCGGCCGCAATGGCGCCGGTAAATCGACCCTGTTGCGCATCCTGGCCGGTTTCGTGCGCGCCGATGCGGGACAGGTGCTCTGGAACGGGATCGACCGCGACGAACACGACCTGCCCTGGCGGGAACGACTGCACTATCTGGGCCATCGCGACGGTATCGCCGCCGAACTCGCCGCCGGCGCCGATCTCGGGCACTGGGCGGCGATCCTCGGCGTGCCGCGGGCCGAGCGGGTGGCACGGGTGGAAGCCGCTCTCGATGCCCTCGACATTCCGCATCTGGCGGAACTGCCGGTGCGGGTACTCTCGGCCGGCCAGCGCCGGCGTCTCGCCCTCTCCCGACTGCTGCTCGCCCATCGGCCGCTCTGGGTGCTCGATGAACCCACCACGGCGCTCGACCGGGACGGCCAGGCACTGGTCGCCCGGCTGATCGGCGACCACCTGGACCAGGGAGGCATGGTCGTCACCGCCACGCATCTGGCGCTCGGCCTGGATGACCGGGTCGTGCCGCTCGACATCGAGGAGGCGGCGCCATGA
- the ccmD gene encoding heme exporter protein CcmD, which translates to MTAVNDLETFLAMGGYAAYVWPSFGFAFVVLAGLWLQARAALRRAEARLARLEALGLDRRARRRRPASSTPGTAARTDGAADDAARA; encoded by the coding sequence ATGACGGCGGTGAACGACCTCGAAACCTTCCTGGCGATGGGCGGCTATGCCGCCTATGTGTGGCCCTCCTTCGGCTTCGCCTTCGTGGTGCTGGCAGGATTGTGGCTGCAGGCCCGCGCGGCGCTGCGTCGTGCCGAGGCCCGCCTGGCCCGGCTCGAGGCGCTGGGGCTGGACCGGCGCGCACGCCGCCGCCGTCCCGCCTCTTCCACACCGGGCACCGCCGCCCGCACCGACGGAGCCGCCGACGATGCCGCCCGCGCCTGA